One Fuerstiella marisgermanici DNA window includes the following coding sequences:
- a CDS encoding ABC transporter permease has product MLAYILKTITRHRTRTLLTVTGAAVAMFVFCFVGSVQEGLHRLTTGADADRSLIVFQENRFCPTSSRLPEDYSQKIREISGVKDVMPIQVWTNNCRASLDIVVFNGANPAQLQKTRPIQLTDGSWTAFSSRRDAAIVGRNVAQRRNLKVGDQFSIGDISVHVSGVFSSAVPSEENLIYTSLEFLQYTRGLDAAGLVTQHEVLLTADAAPDVVASEIDEALRSGPVTTTTRRKGAFQASTLSDLVDLIGFAHWLGYACVGLVLSLVATTTVMSVQDRLKEYAVLQTIGVRPMRTMRLVLAESTILCVIGGLVGTLLATAALAIGGFAIGAEGATIAFRPSLSLVLSGTAVSLMVGIAAGIAPAIQAATVPIVDALQQT; this is encoded by the coding sequence ATGCTCGCCTACATCCTGAAAACTATTACGCGCCACCGTACTCGCACGCTGCTAACCGTGACCGGAGCGGCCGTGGCTATGTTTGTGTTCTGCTTTGTGGGTTCGGTTCAGGAAGGTCTGCACCGACTGACCACGGGAGCCGATGCCGATCGCAGCCTGATCGTCTTCCAGGAAAACCGCTTCTGCCCCACCAGTAGTCGGCTGCCGGAAGACTACTCGCAAAAGATCCGGGAAATTAGCGGCGTAAAAGACGTGATGCCAATTCAGGTCTGGACAAACAATTGTCGCGCGAGTTTGGATATTGTTGTCTTTAACGGAGCCAACCCGGCCCAGCTTCAGAAGACTCGTCCGATCCAACTGACTGATGGTTCATGGACTGCATTCAGTTCGCGACGCGACGCGGCCATCGTCGGCCGCAATGTCGCTCAACGGCGCAACCTGAAAGTAGGCGACCAGTTTTCCATCGGTGACATTTCTGTTCATGTGTCGGGAGTATTTTCGTCCGCGGTACCTTCCGAAGAAAATCTGATTTACACAAGCCTTGAGTTCCTGCAGTACACGCGTGGCCTGGATGCCGCCGGATTGGTCACTCAACATGAAGTGTTGCTGACCGCTGATGCCGCGCCTGATGTTGTCGCGTCGGAAATCGATGAGGCACTGCGATCCGGTCCCGTCACGACAACAACACGCCGCAAAGGCGCGTTCCAGGCCAGCACACTTTCCGACCTTGTCGACCTGATCGGCTTTGCTCACTGGCTTGGCTACGCCTGCGTGGGGCTGGTGTTGTCACTGGTGGCGACGACCACCGTGATGAGCGTTCAGGATCGCCTTAAAGAATACGCCGTGCTGCAGACCATCGGTGTGCGACCGATGCGGACCATGCGACTGGTGCTGGCGGAAAGCACAATCCTGTGTGTTATTGGTGGCCTCGTGGGCACTCTACTGGCAACGGCTGCACTTGCGATCGGTGGTTTTGCCATTGGCGCCGAAGGAGCCACAATCGCCTTTCGTCCCTCGTTAAGCCTGGTGCTGTCCGGCACGGCTGTTTCGCTAATGGTGGGCATCGCGGCCGGAATCGCTCCGGCGATTCAAGCGGCTACTGTGCCAATCGTTGACGCGTTGCAGCAAACGTGA
- a CDS encoding efflux RND transporter periplasmic adaptor subunit, which produces MTQQQLDLSRLALDRSPAKSNASPRRRRWVSRYVLPLGILLGFVALLVAAAGRQLLSQKSVTVVPVIVKRGEVQQAGTTLFQAAGWIEPRPTAVSVAALAPGVVEELLVVEGQLVTKGEPIARLISIDAELAVEQAETTLAIRQGELQRAEAEQTAARIRLKNPVHLEAQKADAESLLAKATTELEKLPFLITAAKAEVAFTQRSRDGKQSAGDAVAGVIVDRAIKDHASAVAELAELQKRGPNLEREVKALQAKVDAVRQQLALLVEERRQLDEATAKVASATALRDEAKLNLRRAQLNLDRTVVRAPMEGRVLRLVASPGTRVMGLQHTAGQSSSTVVQMYDPDRLQVRADVRLEDVPMVIPGAPVEIQTASSGNVILGRVLQSTSSANIQKNTLEVKVELLQPPAMIRPEMLVTATFLAPKLETTSEEPTETERLFVPEQLVQSVDGTSGVWVADANDQAVFQTITTGGQAAEGLVEVTSGLNATSKLIVSGRDGLESGAPVVVSGEDQSIGVGN; this is translated from the coding sequence ATGACTCAACAGCAACTTGACCTTAGCAGGTTGGCACTCGATCGATCGCCAGCCAAATCAAACGCCTCGCCGCGGCGACGTCGTTGGGTATCGCGGTACGTGCTGCCGCTGGGCATTCTGCTGGGGTTTGTGGCCTTGTTGGTTGCTGCGGCTGGACGCCAGTTGCTTTCACAGAAGTCCGTTACAGTCGTGCCCGTAATTGTGAAGCGTGGCGAGGTCCAGCAGGCCGGAACAACTTTGTTTCAAGCTGCGGGCTGGATCGAACCACGTCCTACAGCCGTCAGCGTCGCGGCTCTGGCCCCAGGCGTCGTCGAAGAACTGCTGGTCGTGGAAGGTCAGCTGGTCACAAAAGGGGAACCAATCGCGCGTTTGATTTCCATCGATGCGGAACTCGCCGTTGAACAGGCCGAAACGACTCTGGCCATTCGCCAGGGAGAACTGCAACGTGCCGAAGCCGAACAAACGGCGGCCCGAATTCGACTAAAGAATCCCGTCCATCTGGAAGCGCAAAAAGCGGATGCTGAAAGTCTGCTTGCCAAAGCGACAACCGAACTCGAAAAACTCCCCTTTCTAATCACGGCCGCAAAAGCCGAGGTTGCGTTCACGCAGCGAAGTCGCGACGGAAAGCAATCGGCCGGTGACGCGGTGGCGGGCGTCATTGTTGACCGCGCAATCAAAGACCACGCGTCGGCAGTTGCCGAACTGGCCGAATTGCAAAAACGAGGGCCGAACCTGGAGCGCGAAGTGAAAGCTCTTCAGGCGAAAGTCGACGCGGTTCGTCAGCAACTCGCATTACTTGTAGAAGAACGCCGTCAGCTGGACGAAGCAACGGCGAAGGTCGCATCTGCGACCGCTCTTCGCGACGAAGCAAAGCTGAACCTGCGCCGAGCTCAACTGAACCTGGATCGAACTGTCGTCCGCGCACCGATGGAGGGGCGAGTTTTGCGGTTGGTTGCGTCACCGGGAACTCGCGTCATGGGCTTGCAACACACTGCCGGGCAAAGTTCCAGTACGGTGGTGCAAATGTACGACCCAGATCGTCTTCAGGTGCGAGCCGATGTTCGGCTTGAGGACGTCCCGATGGTCATTCCGGGCGCTCCGGTTGAAATCCAAACCGCGTCTTCCGGAAACGTAATTCTGGGGCGAGTTCTGCAATCCACCAGCTCGGCCAATATCCAAAAGAACACGTTGGAAGTGAAAGTCGAACTTCTTCAACCGCCGGCAATGATCAGACCGGAAATGCTGGTGACCGCCACTTTTTTAGCTCCGAAGCTGGAGACAACGTCAGAGGAACCGACGGAAACTGAACGCCTGTTTGTCCCCGAACAGTTGGTGCAATCGGTCGACGGCACGTCCGGTGTGTGGGTGGCGGATGCCAACGATCAGGCCGTCTTTCAGACCATCACGACAGGCGGTCAGGCGGCCGAAGGATTGGTGGAAGTCACCAGCGGCCTGAATGCGACGAGCAAACTGATTGTGTCGGGCCGCGATGGCCTGGAATCCGGTGCCCCCGTTGTTGTCAGCGGCGAAGACCAGTCGATCGGCGTCGGCAATTAA
- a CDS encoding four helix bundle protein produces the protein MFGLQKLDVWVKAVEFGDETYRVTKLFPADERFGLTNQLRRAAVSISSNIAEGSGRQSNADFARFLRISYGSLMECVSQLHVASRQSCIDEEDFNALTQRADQIARMLSGLSSSLNKKQ, from the coding sequence ATGTTTGGTCTTCAGAAGTTAGATGTGTGGGTGAAGGCCGTTGAGTTCGGTGACGAAACGTACCGAGTGACAAAGCTGTTTCCTGCCGATGAACGGTTTGGATTGACGAATCAGCTACGCCGGGCGGCCGTCTCCATCTCCTCCAACATTGCCGAAGGCAGTGGCCGACAATCCAACGCAGATTTTGCCCGTTTCCTTCGAATTTCCTACGGCTCACTAATGGAATGTGTATCACAACTACATGTTGCCAGCCGCCAGTCGTGCATTGACGAAGAGGATTTCAATGCGTTGACCCAGCGGGCCGACCAGATCGCAAGAATGCTTAGCGGACTCAGCAGCAGCCTGAACAAAAAACAATAG
- a CDS encoding ABC transporter permease — MLLPWEYGVRNLARRPMRTALTLIALATVIMLVFVVVGFIRGLERSLAISGDDDVVLVYSVNSEENIENSSIAARTPSLLTASLDDTWKRFGVVHVSPELYLGTRVKTHDAVSGLGLVRGVTRTAPLVRRGIRLVEGDWPSAGEVMVGKLAAAKLGTTAEAMAIGKTLEFEGAIWTISGLFSAGGAAFESEVWCNLADFQTATKRQDLSLVAMLMAPGASLAEVSLFCKERTDLELRALRETDYYATLQQHYKPVRVLAWFVVVLVSGAGIFAGLNMMYGAVAGRIREIATLQAIGYRRRAILLSLVQEGVLLAAAASLLSGLIALTMLNGMAVRFTMGAFTLEIDSVAVLIGCGVGLLLGVLGAVPPAVKAHRESVAVSLKAV; from the coding sequence ATGCTGCTTCCCTGGGAATACGGCGTTCGCAATTTGGCCCGCAGGCCGATGCGGACGGCACTAACACTCATTGCCCTGGCGACGGTCATAATGCTCGTGTTCGTCGTTGTGGGTTTTATTCGAGGACTCGAACGGTCGTTGGCAATCAGCGGCGATGACGATGTCGTATTGGTTTACTCAGTGAATTCAGAAGAGAACATTGAAAATTCTTCCATCGCCGCACGAACACCTTCGCTGCTAACGGCGAGTCTGGATGACACATGGAAGCGTTTTGGCGTAGTGCACGTGTCGCCCGAATTGTATCTCGGCACACGTGTGAAAACGCACGACGCAGTCAGCGGGCTGGGACTGGTGCGCGGCGTCACTCGCACAGCGCCACTGGTGCGGCGAGGCATCCGATTGGTCGAAGGGGATTGGCCGAGCGCAGGTGAGGTGATGGTCGGCAAGCTGGCAGCAGCCAAGTTAGGCACCACAGCTGAAGCGATGGCAATTGGCAAGACCCTGGAGTTCGAAGGAGCAATATGGACGATCAGCGGTCTATTCTCAGCCGGCGGCGCAGCGTTTGAATCAGAGGTCTGGTGCAATCTTGCGGACTTTCAGACCGCAACTAAACGGCAGGACCTGAGTCTCGTAGCAATGCTGATGGCGCCCGGAGCATCACTGGCGGAGGTGTCTTTGTTCTGCAAAGAAAGAACCGATCTGGAACTGCGAGCACTTCGCGAGACAGATTACTACGCAACACTGCAGCAACATTACAAGCCGGTGCGAGTCCTGGCATGGTTTGTGGTCGTGCTGGTATCTGGCGCCGGAATTTTCGCCGGCCTGAACATGATGTACGGCGCGGTGGCGGGGCGAATCCGCGAAATCGCGACTCTACAGGCGATTGGTTATCGTCGCCGAGCCATCTTACTAAGTCTTGTTCAGGAGGGCGTATTGCTCGCGGCGGCAGCGTCATTGTTGTCCGGGTTGATCGCACTCACGATGCTAAATGGCATGGCGGTGCGATTTACGATGGGAGCTTTCACTTTAGAAATTGACAGCGTCGCAGTCTTAATTGGCTGCGGCGTCGGATTGTTACTCGGAGTTTTGGGCGCGGTGCCACCAGCGGTCAAAGCCCATCGCGAATCGGTGGCGGTAAGTTTAAAAGCGGTGTGA
- a CDS encoding MarR family winged helix-turn-helix transcriptional regulator: MTGSRLQRELKKREPFDLLEQEVNLNVLRTSDLLHNRFGRFFREYGLTTSQYNVLRILRGEGRPLPCLEIGERMVQIVPAITGLIDRLEKQDLVCRRRCEEDRRVVYVEITPTAKKLLKRIDKPLLKLHEQLSGGLTRAELKEVNRLMEKIRSGIEENDPE, encoded by the coding sequence ATGACAGGCAGCAGATTACAGCGGGAGCTAAAAAAGAGAGAGCCGTTCGACTTGCTCGAGCAGGAAGTGAACCTGAACGTGCTGCGAACTTCGGATCTCTTGCACAACCGCTTCGGCCGATTCTTTCGCGAATACGGACTTACGACATCGCAGTACAACGTCCTACGTATCCTGCGTGGCGAAGGGCGTCCATTGCCTTGTCTGGAAATTGGCGAGCGAATGGTGCAAATTGTCCCAGCAATCACTGGGCTGATCGACCGGCTGGAAAAGCAGGATCTGGTTTGCCGCCGACGCTGTGAAGAAGACCGGCGAGTCGTCTACGTAGAAATTACGCCAACAGCAAAGAAGTTGCTTAAGCGCATCGACAAGCCTTTGCTGAAGTTGCACGAACAGCTCAGTGGCGGGTTAACCCGAGCGGAGCTCAAAGAAGTTAACCGCCTGATGGAGAAGATTCGGTCTGGAATTGAAGAGAACGATCCGGAATAG
- a CDS encoding GreA/GreB family elongation factor: MSTDRRIITALDQQKLAAVLTNALTQSVGPDAQLEAFRAELEQAEIVSPESVPPDVVTMNSTVCLYDADFDVTDTYNLVYPVDADIFDNRLSILNPMGMAVLGRRSGEVIRWQNANGEHEMKLKELQYQPEREGVLNL; this comes from the coding sequence ATGTCTACCGATCGACGAATTATTACCGCACTGGATCAACAAAAACTGGCGGCCGTTCTAACAAACGCCCTCACTCAATCCGTTGGGCCGGACGCTCAACTGGAAGCGTTTCGTGCGGAACTGGAGCAGGCGGAAATCGTTTCTCCCGAAAGCGTTCCTCCTGACGTGGTGACAATGAATTCAACGGTGTGCCTGTACGATGCGGACTTCGATGTGACGGACACTTATAACCTTGTGTACCCGGTTGACGCTGACATCTTCGACAACCGGTTGTCAATTCTGAACCCGATGGGGATGGCCGTTCTGGGACGACGTTCCGGCGAAGTCATCCGATGGCAGAACGCCAACGGTGAACACGAAATGAAGCTTAAAGAACTTCAGTACCAGCCCGAACGTGAAGGCGTGCTGAATCTGTAG
- a CDS encoding efflux RND transporter periplasmic adaptor subunit — MPPPTMTVAQPVRKQIVEWDAYTGRLEPVDFVEVRARVGGYLQSIHFDEGQIVNKGDLLFVIDARPFVAELNSAEAALSQSKSQLQQTKAKLLEAKAQQQQSAAQLQLAEARVKRARSLEGQNAIAPEELDQREAEFLQAQADVAASKAAASSAEAAIATAAAAVESAEAGVEAAQLNVDYTNIHAPITGRISREYANQGNLISGGTAQSTLLTTITSVEPIYCTFDANEQQVLKYVRLAKSGARKSSREAKNPVFLGLVDETGFPHQGHMDFVDNRLDANTASMRARCIFPNEDQLLLAGMFARIRIPGSAGYEAVLIPDSAIGTDQSSQFVYIVVDGKIERRAITPGPIVDGLRVIRKGLTGDESLVIEGLLQARPEMEVKTKDGTIEVVEDGLPDDYQPLPPDEWIEKSDDVQQESEKDDK; from the coding sequence ATGCCGCCGCCGACCATGACGGTCGCTCAACCGGTACGCAAGCAAATTGTCGAATGGGATGCATACACCGGTCGGTTGGAACCCGTCGACTTTGTGGAAGTGCGAGCTCGCGTGGGCGGCTATTTGCAGTCAATTCACTTCGACGAAGGACAAATCGTAAACAAGGGCGATTTGCTGTTTGTGATTGATGCTCGTCCATTTGTTGCCGAATTAAACAGCGCCGAAGCGGCGCTTAGTCAGTCCAAATCTCAACTGCAGCAGACGAAAGCCAAACTGCTGGAAGCGAAAGCTCAGCAACAACAATCGGCCGCTCAGTTGCAACTGGCGGAAGCTCGAGTCAAGCGGGCTCGCAGCCTGGAAGGGCAAAACGCAATCGCACCTGAAGAACTGGATCAGCGAGAAGCAGAATTCCTGCAGGCTCAGGCTGATGTGGCTGCCAGCAAAGCGGCCGCCAGTTCTGCCGAAGCCGCAATCGCAACCGCGGCGGCCGCCGTCGAATCGGCGGAAGCGGGAGTCGAAGCGGCTCAACTAAACGTCGATTACACCAACATCCACGCACCGATCACCGGGCGCATCAGTCGTGAATACGCGAATCAGGGAAACCTGATCAGCGGCGGCACAGCCCAATCAACACTATTAACAACGATTACATCGGTCGAACCTATCTATTGCACCTTCGACGCCAACGAACAGCAGGTGTTGAAGTATGTACGCCTCGCCAAATCCGGCGCACGTAAAAGTAGTCGAGAAGCCAAGAACCCCGTGTTCCTGGGTCTGGTTGACGAAACAGGGTTCCCTCACCAGGGCCACATGGACTTCGTCGACAACCGGCTTGATGCAAACACCGCCAGCATGCGAGCTCGTTGCATTTTTCCGAATGAAGACCAACTGTTGCTGGCTGGCATGTTTGCTCGGATTCGCATTCCCGGCAGCGCTGGCTACGAAGCCGTGCTGATTCCGGATTCCGCAATCGGCACCGATCAATCGTCGCAATTTGTTTACATCGTGGTGGACGGGAAAATCGAACGGCGAGCCATCACACCGGGCCCGATTGTGGATGGCTTGCGAGTGATCCGGAAAGGCCTGACCGGCGATGAGTCACTGGTGATTGAAGGCTTGCTGCAGGCTCGACCTGAAATGGAAGTGAAGACTAAAGACGGCACGATTGAAGTCGTTGAAGATGGTCTTCCCGACGACTACCAGCCCTTGCCACCGGACGAGTGGATCGAAAAGAGTGACGATGTTCAGCAGGAAAGTGAAAAGGACGACAAGTAA
- a CDS encoding ABC transporter ATP-binding protein, whose amino-acid sequence MALVTLTNVSKSFRKGDETITPLDDISLEIDEGEFVSLMGPSGTGKSTLLNLVSGIDRPDSGTITVAGTEVTRLSRSKLADWRAANLGYIFQTHNLIPVLTAYENVELPTLLLPLSRTERRQRVELALDAVGLSDRADHYPRQLSGGQEQRVGIARSIVVHPKVVVADEPTGSLDTETSDQIQVLLRRLNQELNITLLMVTHDSDVAAIASRQLVLDRGKFVEG is encoded by the coding sequence ATGGCATTAGTCACTTTAACCAACGTCAGCAAAAGCTTTCGCAAGGGCGATGAAACGATCACTCCGTTGGACGACATCAGTCTGGAAATTGACGAGGGCGAGTTCGTTTCATTGATGGGTCCCAGCGGAACTGGAAAAAGTACGCTGCTGAACCTCGTCAGTGGTATCGACCGTCCGGATTCCGGCACAATCACCGTGGCGGGTACCGAGGTGACTCGGCTGTCGCGCAGCAAACTCGCGGATTGGCGAGCGGCAAACCTTGGCTACATCTTTCAAACTCACAATTTAATCCCGGTACTGACAGCGTACGAAAACGTCGAGCTTCCAACTCTGCTGCTGCCGTTATCGCGAACAGAACGCCGACAGCGAGTAGAACTGGCTCTCGACGCGGTTGGGCTTAGTGATCGAGCAGACCACTATCCTCGCCAGTTGTCCGGCGGTCAGGAACAGCGAGTCGGAATCGCGCGTTCCATCGTTGTTCATCCGAAAGTCGTCGTGGCCGACGAACCGACAGGAAGCCTGGACACCGAAACCAGTGATCAGATTCAGGTGCTACTGCGTCGCCTGAATCAGGAATTGAACATCACGCTGTTGATGGTCACCCACGACAGCGACGTAGCGGCGATTGCATCACGCCAGTTGGTGCTGGACCGAGGAAAGTTTGTGGAGGGTTGA
- a CDS encoding efflux RND transporter permease subunit: MKFPHFFIERPIFATVLSFLIVLVGGITYFSLPVSQYPNVAPPTILVRASYPGATPQVIADTVATPIEQEMNGVDDMLYMESSSSADGTMQLTVTFKLGTDLDDAQVLVQNRVAVAESRLPEQVRQIGVTTTKQIPDMLMVVHLNSPDESRDELYISNFAYLRIRDALMRLDGVGDIRIAGGNEYAMRVWLDIEKMTHVDLTAGDVVQAIRQQNVQVAAGVIGQPPTDKTGAFQLNVTTQGRLRETDEFGDIIVKRGEDGRVTRLADVARLELGAQDYSRLSYLDGNPAIAVLVYQRPGTNAVDTAAEVQQTMAEMRKDFPEGVDYEVAYNPTKFVEDSIDEVFNTLLITTVFVVLTVFMFLHNWRPTIIPVVAIPISLIGTFACMQGLGVTLNTLSLFGLVLAIGIVVDDAIVVVENVERLIAEGLAPREATHKAMDEVGSALIATTLVLIAVFVPTVFVPSISGKFYQQFALTISISTAISTFVSLTLTPALCALLLKPPREARQTETQFSRLLSAPAKLFNRTFDITSCIYASVISRLVRFSAIALILYVGLLVCTWYSFGMVPTGFIPQQDQGYLIVAIRLPDGASLARTDEVTKKVAAIGSEIDGVAHAVGIVGLSGATFTISPNAAVSFLPLEDAKERAARGRGADVIAADMRQAVADINEAQVFIIPPPPVRGIGRGGGYKMYVQDQGGAGTAVLNQVADSMVAQANQQPGLLQVFSNFRMSVPQIYADVDRTKAQMLDIPMSNVFEALQVYLGSTYVNDFNLLGRTYRVTAQAEPEFRDEPSDILRLRTRSARGASVPLGAVVELKRIAGPDRLVRFNLYPAADLNGSTQPGFSTGQSLETMENLAAQTLPPGFGYAWTELAYQEKQAGNTIMYLFPLAVLFVFLALAAQYESWLLPLAIILIVPLCLLFAMVGIWFRGMDNNILTQIGFIVLIGLACKNAILIVEFAKAEEDKGKDRFQAAIDACRMRLRPILMTAFSFILGVIPLLVATGAGFEMRRVLGTAVFSGMLGVTAFGLFLTPVFYVVLRRFSAR, encoded by the coding sequence ATGAAGTTCCCTCACTTCTTTATCGAACGTCCCATCTTTGCCACAGTGCTTTCGTTTCTGATCGTACTGGTCGGCGGGATCACGTATTTCTCGTTGCCTGTTTCGCAGTACCCGAACGTTGCGCCACCCACAATTCTGGTGCGTGCGAGTTATCCGGGAGCAACCCCGCAGGTGATCGCGGACACCGTTGCCACGCCGATTGAGCAGGAAATGAACGGCGTGGACGACATGCTGTACATGGAATCGTCGTCCAGTGCCGACGGAACCATGCAGCTGACCGTCACCTTCAAACTGGGCACCGACCTCGACGACGCTCAGGTTCTGGTACAGAACCGAGTGGCCGTCGCCGAATCGCGTTTGCCTGAACAGGTACGGCAGATTGGCGTGACCACGACCAAGCAAATTCCCGACATGCTGATGGTCGTGCATTTGAATTCGCCGGATGAAAGCCGCGACGAATTGTACATCAGTAACTTCGCGTACCTGCGAATTCGCGACGCGTTGATGCGGCTGGACGGTGTCGGCGACATTCGTATCGCTGGCGGTAACGAATACGCGATGCGAGTCTGGCTGGACATCGAAAAGATGACGCACGTGGACCTCACGGCGGGCGACGTCGTCCAGGCAATTCGTCAGCAGAACGTGCAGGTCGCAGCGGGTGTCATCGGACAGCCCCCAACAGACAAGACGGGCGCGTTTCAACTAAACGTCACAACTCAGGGACGCTTGCGCGAAACAGATGAATTCGGCGACATCATTGTCAAACGCGGCGAAGACGGTCGCGTGACGCGGCTGGCCGACGTGGCTCGACTGGAACTTGGTGCTCAGGACTATTCGCGATTGAGCTACCTTGATGGCAACCCGGCGATTGCTGTGTTGGTCTATCAACGGCCGGGCACAAACGCCGTCGACACAGCGGCCGAAGTCCAGCAGACGATGGCTGAGATGAGGAAAGACTTTCCGGAAGGCGTCGACTACGAAGTTGCCTACAACCCGACAAAATTCGTGGAAGATTCAATCGACGAAGTTTTCAACACGCTGTTAATCACGACAGTCTTCGTGGTCCTCACCGTGTTCATGTTTCTGCACAACTGGCGTCCGACCATCATTCCCGTGGTCGCCATTCCGATTTCGCTGATCGGAACTTTTGCCTGTATGCAGGGACTTGGCGTGACATTGAATACGCTGTCATTGTTCGGCCTCGTGCTGGCGATTGGAATCGTGGTGGACGACGCTATTGTCGTTGTGGAAAATGTTGAGAGGCTGATTGCGGAAGGCCTTGCGCCGCGCGAAGCCACGCATAAAGCGATGGACGAAGTGGGGTCTGCGCTGATAGCGACAACGCTGGTGTTGATCGCCGTGTTCGTCCCGACCGTATTCGTCCCCAGCATCAGCGGGAAGTTCTATCAACAGTTCGCGTTGACGATTTCGATCTCAACCGCGATTTCGACATTCGTCTCTTTAACGTTGACGCCGGCGTTGTGTGCGTTGCTGCTGAAGCCACCGCGAGAGGCCCGTCAAACTGAAACCCAATTTTCTCGCTTGCTGTCTGCTCCGGCGAAACTGTTTAATCGTACCTTCGATATTACCAGTTGCATTTACGCCAGCGTCATTTCTCGGCTGGTGCGTTTTTCGGCCATTGCTCTGATTTTGTACGTCGGACTTTTGGTGTGCACGTGGTACAGCTTTGGAATGGTGCCGACCGGCTTCATTCCTCAACAGGACCAGGGCTATCTGATTGTTGCGATTCGCCTGCCCGATGGAGCATCGCTGGCGCGAACCGATGAAGTCACAAAAAAAGTAGCGGCGATCGGCAGCGAAATTGACGGCGTCGCTCATGCCGTCGGAATCGTCGGGCTGTCAGGAGCGACGTTCACGATCAGCCCAAACGCCGCGGTGTCGTTTCTTCCATTAGAAGATGCCAAAGAACGAGCGGCGCGCGGACGCGGCGCGGACGTCATCGCCGCCGACATGCGTCAAGCGGTGGCCGATATTAATGAAGCTCAGGTCTTCATTATTCCGCCGCCACCCGTGCGCGGGATCGGCCGTGGCGGCGGATACAAAATGTATGTCCAGGACCAGGGCGGCGCCGGAACGGCCGTTCTGAACCAAGTAGCAGACAGCATGGTGGCCCAGGCGAATCAACAGCCAGGCCTGCTGCAGGTGTTTTCGAACTTCCGCATGAGCGTGCCGCAGATCTACGCGGACGTGGATCGCACGAAGGCACAGATGCTGGATATTCCGATGAGCAACGTGTTTGAAGCGCTGCAGGTTTATCTGGGTTCGACTTACGTCAACGACTTCAACTTGCTGGGCAGAACGTACCGCGTGACCGCTCAGGCAGAACCCGAATTTCGTGATGAACCGAGTGACATTCTGCGCTTGCGAACTCGCAGCGCACGAGGCGCGAGCGTGCCGTTGGGTGCAGTCGTGGAACTTAAACGCATTGCCGGGCCCGACCGTTTGGTGCGATTCAATCTGTATCCGGCGGCCGACCTGAACGGCAGCACGCAACCCGGTTTCAGCACCGGGCAATCGCTGGAGACGATGGAAAATCTGGCAGCACAAACGCTTCCGCCCGGGTTCGGCTACGCATGGACAGAACTTGCCTATCAGGAAAAGCAGGCTGGCAACACGATCATGTATCTGTTTCCGCTGGCGGTGCTGTTTGTGTTTTTGGCACTGGCCGCTCAATACGAAAGCTGGCTGCTGCCATTGGCCATCATTCTGATTGTGCCGCTGTGCCTGTTGTTCGCGATGGTCGGAATCTGGTTCCGTGGTATGGATAACAACATTCTGACTCAGATTGGATTCATCGTATTAATTGGCCTCGCATGCAAGAACGCCATCCTGATTGTCGAATTCGCCAAGGCGGAAGAAGACAAAGGAAAGGACCGTTTTCAGGCGGCGATTGATGCCTGTCGCATGCGACTGCGGCCCATTTTGATGACAGCCTTCTCATTCATTTTAGGCGTGATTCCGCTGC